One genomic region from Streptomyces sp. NBC_00457 encodes:
- a CDS encoding NADPH-dependent F420 reductase, with translation MVVSIPLGAYEKIPAQPLAGKIVIDTLNYYPERDGRIAELDANEPTTSELVQRHLADSRVVKAASNIVSSQLSSLARPSGAPDRSAMPMAGDDAAAKAEVVELLDILGYDAVDIGTLADSWRSEPGTPVYGKAYYGEVPKDVSLDKTMEWIFQAPGVPMPADRVTELTATVVRGPAGGSFSVDAWT, from the coding sequence GTGGTGGTGTCCATCCCGCTGGGCGCCTACGAGAAGATCCCGGCACAGCCGCTGGCGGGCAAGATCGTGATCGACACGCTGAACTATTACCCGGAGCGCGACGGCCGCATCGCCGAGCTGGACGCGAACGAGCCGACGACCAGCGAGCTGGTGCAGCGCCACCTGGCCGACTCCCGTGTGGTCAAGGCGGCCAGCAACATCGTCTCCAGCCAGCTGTCCAGCCTTGCCCGCCCCTCGGGTGCGCCGGACCGCAGTGCCATGCCGATGGCCGGCGACGATGCCGCCGCCAAGGCGGAGGTCGTGGAGTTGCTCGACATCCTCGGCTACGACGCGGTGGACATCGGCACGCTCGCCGACAGCTGGCGCAGCGAACCAGGCACGCCCGTCTACGGCAAGGCGTACTACGGGGAAGTGCCCAAGGACGTGAGCTTGGACAAGACGATGGAATGGATCTTCCAGGCCCCGGGCGTTCCGATGCCTGCCGACCGCGTGACGGAACTGACCGCCACGGTTGTCCGGGGCCCCGCGGGCGGCAGCTTCTCGGTCGACGCCTGGACCTGA
- a CDS encoding NADPH-dependent F420 reductase — MKITVIGAGAIGGNLAAKLSTAGHDVQVADARGPEAVRAEVLESGARATDLSDAAVQGRDVIILSIPFGVAGQLADLFASVPDETVVIDTSNYYPGMLSEPIEAVDNGQVESVYTAELLGRPVVKAWNAALAETQRTKGVPAGTPGRLAIPVAGDSEEARRVAMQLVDDTGFDPYDAGTLADSWRQQPNSPAYCTELTLDQLPAALAAADRAKDAAIRDSLPERFAALGANPTVDDVVEMNRAAHR, encoded by the coding sequence ATGAAAATTACTGTCATAGGCGCCGGTGCCATCGGCGGGAACCTCGCCGCCAAGCTCAGCACGGCCGGTCACGACGTCCAGGTGGCCGACGCCCGCGGCCCCGAGGCCGTCCGGGCCGAGGTGCTGGAGTCCGGGGCCCGCGCGACGGACCTCTCCGACGCCGCCGTCCAGGGCCGGGACGTCATCATCCTGTCGATCCCGTTCGGGGTGGCGGGCCAGCTGGCGGACCTGTTCGCGTCGGTGCCGGACGAGACGGTGGTCATCGACACCTCGAACTACTACCCGGGCATGCTCAGCGAGCCGATCGAGGCGGTGGACAACGGCCAGGTGGAGAGTGTGTACACGGCCGAGCTACTCGGCCGCCCCGTGGTCAAGGCGTGGAACGCCGCGCTGGCCGAAACCCAGCGGACCAAGGGCGTCCCGGCCGGAACACCCGGCCGCCTTGCCATCCCCGTCGCCGGCGACTCCGAGGAGGCGCGGCGCGTGGCCATGCAGCTCGTGGACGACACCGGCTTCGACCCCTACGACGCCGGCACCCTGGCCGACTCCTGGCGCCAGCAGCCGAACAGCCCCGCCTACTGCACCGAACTGACCCTTGATCAGCTGCCGGCGGCCCTGGCCGCGGCCGACCGTGCCAAGGACGCGGCCATCCGCGACAGCCTGCCGGAACGCTTCGCCGCCCTCGGTGCCAACCCCACCGTCGACGACGTCGTCGAGATGAACCGCGCCGCCCACCGCTGA
- a CDS encoding TetR/AcrR family transcriptional regulator gives MSAVEQRGRKPRADVQRNRAALLETAQRHFLQHGVGTSLEAVAKEAGVGPGTLYRHFPTREALLAAVLQTRSEELVARQADIEQLGDPAEALEQWLRAMEEYFSAFSGLPDPLMAAARAQEPDNPLTIPCGILISATDQYVRAAQLAGHVRASVRGNDLFLAACSVAWIKGAGIEEESLDRLRMLIASGYRQQDTQA, from the coding sequence ATGAGCGCCGTCGAACAGCGGGGACGCAAGCCGCGCGCGGACGTCCAGCGCAACCGCGCCGCGCTCCTGGAGACCGCGCAGCGTCACTTCCTGCAGCACGGGGTCGGCACCTCGCTGGAGGCGGTGGCCAAGGAGGCGGGCGTCGGGCCCGGCACCCTGTACCGGCACTTCCCCACCCGGGAGGCACTGCTGGCGGCCGTGCTGCAGACGCGCTCCGAGGAACTGGTGGCCCGCCAGGCGGACATCGAGCAGCTCGGCGACCCCGCCGAGGCGCTGGAGCAGTGGCTGCGCGCGATGGAGGAGTACTTCAGCGCCTTCAGCGGGCTGCCGGACCCGCTCATGGCCGCGGCCCGGGCGCAGGAGCCGGACAACCCGCTCACCATCCCCTGCGGCATCCTCATCTCCGCCACCGACCAGTACGTGCGAGCCGCGCAGCTCGCGGGCCACGTGCGCGCGTCGGTGCGGGGGAACGACCTGTTCCTCGCGGCCTGCTCGGTTGCCTGGATCAAGGGCGCCGGCATCGAGGAGGAGTCGCTCGACCGGCTCCGCATGCTCATCGCGAGCGGCTACCGCCAGCAGGACACCCAGGCGTAA
- a CDS encoding helix-turn-helix transcriptional regulator, with product MDKKALAEFLRRRREVLRPRDVGLVEGARRRTQGLRREEVAQLAGMSTDYYARLEQQRAPQPSVQITEALARALRLTLDERDHLFVLIGHNAPARFHRSEHVSPTLMRVLDRLDDSPALVTTDLVDTLAMNPLAVALLGDQMRHTGLASSGYYRWFMDPAERLVYPEETHESHGRAQAARLRAALTAGSDTPRAALILAELQEHSPEFVRMWELQEVARYGDCKTLLHPELGRIDVDAQLLYTENRAQTLVVLTTRPGTESHSKLELLSVIGHQQLTP from the coding sequence ATGGACAAGAAGGCACTGGCGGAATTCCTGCGCCGTCGGCGTGAGGTGTTGCGGCCCCGCGATGTCGGGCTGGTCGAGGGGGCGCGCAGGCGTACGCAGGGGCTGCGCCGCGAGGAGGTTGCGCAGCTCGCCGGTATGTCCACCGACTACTACGCACGGCTGGAACAGCAGCGTGCTCCGCAGCCCTCCGTGCAGATCACCGAAGCTCTCGCCCGGGCACTGCGGCTGACCCTGGACGAACGCGACCATCTCTTCGTCCTCATCGGCCACAACGCCCCGGCCCGCTTCCACCGTTCCGAGCACGTCAGCCCGACGCTGATGCGAGTGCTGGACCGCCTGGACGACTCCCCGGCCCTGGTAACGACCGACCTGGTCGACACCCTCGCGATGAACCCCTTGGCCGTCGCACTGCTCGGCGACCAGATGCGCCACACCGGTCTGGCCAGCAGCGGCTACTACCGCTGGTTCATGGACCCGGCCGAACGTCTGGTGTACCCCGAGGAGACCCACGAAAGCCACGGCCGTGCCCAGGCGGCACGCCTGCGGGCCGCGCTCACCGCCGGCAGTGACACCCCCCGAGCCGCCCTGATCCTCGCCGAACTCCAGGAGCACAGCCCCGAGTTCGTCCGCATGTGGGAACTTCAGGAGGTCGCCCGCTACGGCGACTGCAAGACCCTCCTCCATCCCGAACTCGGCCGCATCGACGTCGACGCCCAGCTCCTGTACACCGAGAACCGCGCCCAGACTCTGGTGGTGCTGACCACCCGGCCCGGCACCGAGAGCCACAGCAAGCTCGAACTGCTCTCCGTCATCGGACACCAGCAGCTCACCCCCTGA
- a CDS encoding SDR family oxidoreductase has translation MIVAGRRKELLDEITAEHPGIDVLVLDVADPDSIARARVTVAASHPGLNVLVYNAGIQRLESVLDPAGLQVAEDHVATNLLGTIRMTYAFLPLLVGKDDAVVMNVTSALAFVPYPVTPTYSATKAALHSFSESLRIQLAGADAGVQVIEVVPAGVRTTLMGQQDSEQAMPLDDFLTEVLDLLREKPDAKELVVERARFIRDAVANGSYDEVLAMISGS, from the coding sequence GTGATCGTCGCCGGACGGCGCAAGGAACTCCTCGACGAGATCACGGCCGAGCACCCGGGCATCGACGTGCTCGTCCTCGATGTCGCGGACCCCGACTCGATCGCCCGGGCCCGGGTGACCGTGGCGGCGAGCCACCCGGGGCTGAACGTCCTGGTCTACAACGCCGGTATTCAGCGGCTGGAGAGCGTCCTTGACCCGGCCGGACTGCAGGTCGCCGAGGATCACGTCGCGACCAATCTGCTGGGCACGATCCGGATGACGTATGCCTTCCTGCCGCTGCTGGTGGGCAAGGACGACGCGGTCGTCATGAATGTCACCTCCGCGCTGGCGTTCGTCCCGTACCCGGTCACCCCGACCTACAGCGCGACCAAGGCCGCGCTGCACTCCTTCTCCGAAAGCCTGCGCATCCAGCTCGCCGGTGCCGACGCCGGTGTCCAGGTGATCGAGGTGGTCCCGGCGGGCGTGCGCACGACCCTGATGGGCCAGCAGGACAGCGAGCAGGCCATGCCGTTGGACGATTTCCTCACCGAGGTCCTCGATCTGCTGCGTGAGAAGCCCGACGCGAAGGAGTTGGTCGTCGAGCGCGCAAGGTTCATCCGCGACGCGGTGGCCAACGGCTCCTACGACGAGGTCCTCGCCATGATCAGCGGCAGCTGA
- a CDS encoding MarR family winged helix-turn-helix transcriptional regulator yields MTDVRREPDPEIPSDAVDRQIVEAVENLVALWFSAVEDVRPRLPPRQIRALRAVRRRPALNVTALAEHLRIGLPAASRLCDRLEAAGLLRRCVQPDNRREVLLEVTAQGRRFLADVTERVSLRLATAFDGVPAAQRVRLEQVLRAFQEGGLPACPEPGGDSGAEH; encoded by the coding sequence ATGACGGACGTGCGCCGTGAACCAGATCCCGAGATCCCCTCCGATGCCGTCGACCGGCAGATCGTCGAAGCCGTGGAGAACCTGGTGGCGCTCTGGTTCTCGGCGGTCGAGGATGTCCGTCCGCGGCTGCCTCCGCGGCAGATACGTGCCCTGCGGGCCGTGCGTCGTCGGCCCGCGCTCAACGTCACCGCCCTGGCCGAGCATCTGCGCATCGGGCTCCCCGCCGCCAGCCGGCTCTGCGACCGGCTCGAAGCCGCGGGACTGCTCCGGCGGTGCGTGCAGCCCGACAACCGGCGTGAGGTGCTTCTGGAGGTCACCGCCCAGGGGCGGAGGTTCCTGGCCGACGTCACCGAGCGGGTGTCCCTGCGTCTGGCCACCGCCTTCGACGGTGTACCTGCCGCGCAGCGGGTGCGGCTCGAGCAGGTGCTGCGCGCCTTTCAGGAGGGCGGGCTCCCCGCCTGTCCGGAGCCCGGTGGGGACTCCGGGGCCGAACACTGA
- a CDS encoding PP2C family protein-serine/threonine phosphatase, with translation MIRTLYVRTITDAAQARISTARLAAACGVTTVERTRLVAALTAQLRQCLTKGGDWRVGVETNLSAGGGDFRVEVGPATRRPDDRQPSWRASVPCAEDADVSGAQDAATGDDPAALAEALFGADEDAALLLERLDEQEALVAFHREELHQTNQGVLALHAELDAAGRAQRELFAAEQKARKEAENARGRLTFLADASAALTASLNHEAIVRLLPALLVPRYARTVDVWLFDGVDDARSGGPHPAAAVLAARRGRPQYAADHPGNLPGVDDQPPSALDPGRPLLCIPLLTRRASQGVLTLSPPDDRWDPDDAVMLIELTRRASIALENARRFEHNRDIAETLQRALLTELPTTPGLSLAARYLPATRGLNIGGDWYDAFRRPDGSLITVVGDVTGHGLHAAVMMSQLRTALRAYAVDGSSPGRLLTRLHQFLHHLHLDLYATAVIARFHPQDATLTWAAAGHPPPVLRAPDGQVRTLDAKPGAMLGIPLKQQIADHTVPLPPGSTLALYTDGLVERRSQGIDPGIHRLAEALGGFRPTELDENLEASADRLLQPLLDDSEHDDDVCLLLCHVHDDAREQRTPEP, from the coding sequence ATGATCCGCACCTTGTACGTCCGTACCATCACCGACGCCGCGCAGGCCCGCATCTCAACCGCGCGGCTGGCCGCCGCGTGCGGAGTGACCACCGTGGAGCGCACACGCCTGGTGGCCGCGCTCACCGCACAGCTACGGCAGTGCCTCACCAAGGGCGGTGACTGGCGGGTCGGCGTGGAAACGAACCTGTCCGCCGGTGGGGGAGACTTCCGCGTCGAGGTCGGGCCGGCCACGCGCCGCCCGGACGACCGGCAGCCCTCCTGGCGCGCGTCGGTCCCCTGCGCCGAGGACGCGGACGTCTCCGGTGCCCAGGATGCGGCCACCGGCGACGACCCGGCGGCCCTGGCCGAGGCCCTGTTCGGCGCCGACGAGGACGCGGCCCTGCTGCTGGAGCGACTGGACGAACAGGAGGCACTGGTCGCGTTCCACCGCGAGGAACTCCACCAGACCAACCAGGGAGTACTGGCCCTCCACGCCGAACTGGACGCCGCCGGCCGGGCCCAGCGCGAACTCTTCGCCGCCGAGCAGAAGGCCCGCAAGGAGGCGGAGAACGCCCGCGGCCGGCTGACCTTCCTGGCCGACGCCAGCGCCGCCCTGACGGCCTCCCTGAACCACGAGGCCATCGTCCGGCTGCTGCCCGCACTGCTGGTGCCGCGCTACGCCCGCACCGTCGACGTCTGGCTGTTCGACGGAGTGGACGACGCGCGAAGCGGCGGCCCGCATCCCGCCGCCGCCGTCCTCGCGGCCCGCCGCGGCCGCCCGCAATACGCCGCCGACCACCCCGGCAATCTGCCCGGCGTCGACGATCAGCCACCCTCGGCCCTCGACCCCGGCAGGCCCCTGCTGTGCATCCCCCTGCTCACCCGCCGAGCATCACAGGGCGTCCTCACTCTCTCGCCGCCCGACGACCGCTGGGACCCCGACGACGCCGTCATGCTGATCGAGCTGACCCGACGGGCCAGCATCGCCCTGGAGAACGCCAGGCGCTTCGAGCACAACCGAGACATCGCCGAGACCCTGCAACGCGCCCTGCTCACCGAACTGCCCACCACACCCGGTCTGAGCCTGGCCGCACGCTACCTTCCGGCCACCCGGGGCCTGAACATCGGCGGCGACTGGTACGACGCCTTCCGCCGGCCCGACGGCAGCCTGATCACCGTCGTCGGAGACGTCACCGGACACGGACTGCACGCCGCGGTGATGATGAGCCAGCTGCGCACCGCCCTGCGCGCCTACGCCGTCGACGGCAGCAGCCCCGGCCGGCTCCTGACCCGACTGCACCAGTTCCTGCACCACCTGCACCTCGACCTCTACGCCACCGCCGTCATCGCACGCTTCCACCCGCAGGACGCCACGCTCACCTGGGCCGCCGCCGGCCATCCGCCGCCCGTGCTGCGCGCCCCCGACGGTCAGGTGCGCACCCTCGACGCCAAGCCCGGCGCCATGCTGGGCATCCCGCTGAAACAACAGATCGCCGACCACACGGTGCCGCTCCCACCCGGGTCGACGCTGGCGCTGTACACCGACGGGCTGGTGGAGCGCCGCTCCCAGGGGATCGACCCCGGCATCCACCGCCTCGCCGAGGCGCTGGGCGGCTTCCGCCCGACCGAACTCGACGAGAACCTGGAAGCGTCGGCCGACCGGCTCCTGCAGCCGCTGCTGGACGACTCCGAACACGACGACGACGTATGCCTGTTGCTGTGCCACGTACACGACGACGCGCGCGAGCAACGGACGCCGGAGCCCTGA
- a CDS encoding SpoIIE family protein phosphatase gives MPRVWEVPVHDSTRVRDVRVAAAAAARHADLAEDRVAAAELVATELATNLLKHAEGGWILLDLVGPTVPAYGDERVSMVQIMSVDHGPGIPDTATALRDGYSTMASLGAGLGTCLRTADDFGLHSTPGRGTIAMARIAPRPNPGTTGPHRAPLPARAGGVNIPFAGAEFSGDAWACVRTADRVTLMLADGLGHGPQAARASSAAVEALRGSPHLPPADLLRRLHRALRDTRGAAVAVAQLDVAAGRLYFVGVGNAGARLRRGGSWQGLVSRPGIIGAHLPVHLPEQQQTWADDCLLVLHSDGLPSRWSPGPADDAPSSLDPAVIAASIVRDASSPARPVRDDTAVVVLSPFPTDRSS, from the coding sequence ATGCCGCGCGTCTGGGAGGTGCCGGTGCACGACTCGACCCGGGTACGCGACGTCCGCGTCGCGGCCGCGGCCGCGGCCCGCCATGCCGACCTCGCCGAGGACAGGGTTGCCGCCGCCGAACTCGTGGCCACCGAACTCGCCACCAATCTGCTCAAGCACGCCGAGGGCGGATGGATACTCCTCGATCTCGTGGGGCCGACCGTTCCGGCCTACGGCGACGAGAGGGTCTCCATGGTGCAGATCATGTCCGTCGACCACGGGCCGGGCATCCCCGACACCGCGACGGCGCTGCGCGACGGCTACTCGACCATGGCATCCCTCGGCGCCGGCCTCGGCACCTGCCTGCGCACGGCCGACGACTTCGGCCTGCACAGCACACCCGGCCGGGGAACCATCGCCATGGCCCGGATCGCCCCCCGCCCGAACCCCGGCACGACCGGCCCGCACCGCGCTCCGCTCCCGGCGCGGGCCGGCGGAGTCAACATCCCCTTCGCGGGCGCGGAGTTCTCCGGCGATGCCTGGGCCTGCGTCCGTACGGCCGACCGCGTGACACTGATGCTGGCCGACGGGCTCGGCCACGGCCCCCAGGCGGCCCGCGCCTCCTCCGCCGCGGTGGAAGCACTGCGAGGCTCACCCCACCTGCCACCGGCCGACCTGCTGCGACGGCTGCACCGCGCCCTGCGCGACACCAGGGGCGCGGCCGTGGCCGTGGCACAGCTCGACGTCGCCGCCGGACGGCTCTACTTCGTCGGCGTGGGCAACGCGGGGGCCCGGCTGCGCCGCGGCGGCAGCTGGCAGGGGCTTGTCTCGCGGCCCGGCATCATCGGCGCCCACCTCCCCGTGCACCTGCCCGAGCAACAGCAGACCTGGGCGGATGACTGCCTCCTGGTCCTGCACAGTGACGGCCTGCCGAGTCGCTGGAGCCCCGGCCCGGCCGACGACGCGCCCTCGTCCCTCGACCCCGCCGTGATCGCCGCCTCGATCGTGCGGGACGCCAGCAGCCCCGCCCGGCCGGTACGCGACGACACCGCCGTCGTCGTGCTGAGCCCCTTCCCCACGGACCGCTCCTCATGA
- a CDS encoding anti-sigma regulatory factor, with protein MTHSTGSVSACLPIHSDLDLVRVRQHVRQMTAQLGFGLVEQTKLVTAASELARNALVHGGGGQMECTPVTSGGAQGLRLVFSDQGPGIADLDQALSDGYTSGEGLGMGLGGARRLVHEFSIDSRRGIGTTVTVTSWTSPQPRPPRPREAP; from the coding sequence GTGACCCACAGCACCGGCAGTGTCTCCGCCTGCCTGCCGATCCACTCGGACCTCGATCTGGTGCGAGTGCGGCAGCATGTGCGGCAGATGACCGCCCAACTCGGGTTCGGTCTGGTGGAGCAGACCAAACTCGTCACCGCCGCCAGTGAACTGGCGCGCAACGCCCTCGTCCACGGAGGCGGGGGTCAGATGGAGTGCACCCCGGTGACCAGCGGCGGGGCACAGGGACTGCGTCTCGTGTTCAGCGACCAGGGCCCCGGTATCGCCGACCTGGACCAGGCACTGTCCGACGGCTACACCTCCGGTGAGGGGCTGGGGATGGGGCTGGGCGGCGCCCGGCGCCTGGTCCACGAGTTCTCCATCGACAGCCGCCGCGGCATCGGCACCACCGTCACGGTGACGTCCTGGACCTCTCCTCAGCCCCGTCCGCCCCGCCCGCGGGAGGCGCCCTGA
- a CDS encoding STAS domain-containing protein yields MTGAATSPYGGHVPVLRLGGVLLVTLQGDLYDSTAEQLRQDIGETVSDSAVTGVVIDLSGVEIVDSFMGRVLSDIAAMTRLLAAQTVVAGMRPAVAITLVELGLTLPGLRTALNTEEALRLLGAEVSALPRDGRARRESP; encoded by the coding sequence GTGACCGGCGCCGCCACGTCCCCGTACGGAGGACACGTACCCGTACTGAGGCTCGGCGGGGTCCTCCTGGTCACCCTTCAAGGCGACCTGTACGACAGCACGGCGGAACAGCTCCGGCAGGACATCGGCGAGACTGTCTCCGACAGCGCGGTCACCGGTGTGGTCATCGATCTCTCCGGCGTCGAGATCGTCGACTCCTTCATGGGCCGCGTGCTCAGTGACATCGCGGCCATGACCCGGCTGCTGGCCGCGCAGACCGTGGTGGCAGGGATGCGCCCGGCGGTGGCCATCACCCTGGTGGAACTCGGCCTGACCCTGCCGGGACTGCGCACCGCGCTGAACACCGAGGAGGCCCTGCGCCTGCTCGGGGCCGAGGTGTCGGCCCTGCCCCGCGACGGGCGTGCACGCCGGGAGAGCCCGTGA
- a CDS encoding STAS domain-containing protein, with product MPEQQAAAHQTDPAEEIGDFLRRRREQIAQRWADATLFRTVFTVSRDEAVEAGRAVVEALAAVAAAGRLEDAEADGFAVVREQLARTAHSRARAGATLAQISAEMDALRPPVNDLLLDELSEAPAEHLRECTTALTVLMGTLRLVMMEAAMSAGQELINRQRLELLEIATPVIKLWEGIVAVPLIGTLDSARSQVVMETLLDAVVEQHARFAILDITGVPTVDSLVAQHLMKTVAAARLMGAECIVSGIRPAIAQTIVHLGIDLSSVLTRASLADALAYALQQQGAHIVPNPDPAVEPR from the coding sequence GTGCCGGAGCAGCAAGCGGCAGCACATCAGACGGACCCGGCCGAGGAGATCGGCGACTTCCTACGGCGGCGGCGGGAGCAGATCGCCCAACGCTGGGCCGACGCGACTCTGTTCCGCACCGTGTTCACCGTCTCCCGGGACGAGGCGGTGGAAGCCGGCCGGGCCGTCGTGGAGGCGTTGGCCGCGGTGGCCGCCGCGGGGCGCCTGGAGGACGCGGAGGCGGACGGGTTCGCGGTCGTTCGCGAACAGCTGGCGCGTACGGCGCATTCCCGGGCGCGCGCCGGCGCCACCCTCGCGCAGATCTCGGCCGAGATGGACGCGCTGCGACCGCCCGTCAACGACCTCCTGCTCGACGAGCTCTCCGAAGCGCCCGCCGAGCACCTGCGGGAGTGCACGACCGCGCTGACCGTGCTGATGGGCACCCTGCGCCTGGTCATGATGGAAGCGGCGATGAGCGCCGGGCAGGAACTCATCAACCGCCAGCGGCTCGAACTGCTCGAGATCGCCACACCCGTGATCAAGCTGTGGGAGGGCATCGTCGCCGTACCGCTGATCGGCACGCTCGACAGCGCCCGCAGCCAGGTGGTGATGGAGACACTCCTGGACGCGGTCGTCGAGCAGCACGCCCGCTTCGCGATCCTGGACATCACCGGAGTGCCGACCGTGGACTCCCTCGTGGCGCAGCATCTGATGAAGACGGTGGCGGCGGCGCGGCTGATGGGAGCGGAGTGCATAGTCTCCGGTATCCGGCCGGCCATCGCGCAGACCATCGTCCACCTCGGCATCGACCTGAGCTCGGTGCTCACCCGCGCCAGTCTCGCGGACGCCCTGGCCTACGCCCTCCAGCAGCAGGGCGCTCACATCGTGCCGAACCCCGACCCGGCCGTGGAGCCCCGGTGA
- a CDS encoding PP2C family protein-serine/threonine phosphatase, with amino-acid sequence MNRFVAAERALRCAAPHQLVDAVRDVLCNVYGAKTVQLFLADYGLATLQSVHTAPSPPESLPAHGTPAGRAFGSQEPYVEKLTDDQVRLHLPVTVRGDRLGVLTVTLPSADRAEECLDELAEVAQVLGHEVIVADRDTDLYLRARRTERLTLAAEMQWQLLPGRSCTRPEYALGAQLEPAYAIFGDNFDWSASAARLQLYVTNGMGEGIEAALLTNLGINALRNARRAGLSIADQAALADQAVHAQYRGDAHLSVLLLDLDLRTGRLQVVDAGSPQMLRLRGRTVTAVDLEAQLPLGMFEETDYVAQELAIEPGDRLVFASDGVYAVAAPGGERYGERALARALVATSLLPAAEVPGAVLRQLSGHRGTRVADDDALVVCLDWFGPRKAP; translated from the coding sequence GTGAACAGATTCGTGGCAGCCGAGCGGGCCCTTCGCTGCGCGGCCCCGCACCAACTCGTGGACGCTGTCCGCGACGTACTGTGCAACGTCTACGGGGCGAAGACCGTTCAGCTCTTCCTGGCCGACTACGGCCTTGCCACGCTCCAGTCCGTCCACACGGCTCCGAGTCCGCCCGAGTCCCTGCCGGCGCACGGCACCCCTGCCGGACGGGCCTTCGGGTCCCAGGAACCGTACGTCGAGAAACTGACGGACGACCAGGTGCGCCTGCACCTGCCGGTGACCGTGCGCGGCGACCGGCTCGGCGTCCTGACCGTCACCCTGCCCTCCGCCGACCGGGCCGAGGAGTGCCTGGACGAACTGGCCGAGGTGGCGCAGGTGCTGGGACACGAGGTGATCGTCGCTGACCGCGACACCGACCTGTACCTCCGGGCACGCCGCACCGAGCGGCTCACCCTGGCGGCGGAGATGCAGTGGCAACTCCTGCCGGGCCGCTCCTGCACACGCCCCGAATACGCGCTCGGCGCCCAACTGGAGCCCGCCTACGCCATCTTCGGCGACAACTTCGACTGGTCCGCGAGCGCCGCCCGCCTGCAGCTCTACGTCACCAACGGCATGGGCGAGGGCATCGAGGCCGCCCTCCTGACCAACCTGGGCATCAACGCGCTGCGCAACGCACGGCGTGCGGGCCTGTCCATCGCGGACCAGGCGGCACTCGCCGACCAGGCCGTCCACGCGCAGTATCGCGGAGACGCCCATCTCTCCGTGCTCCTGCTCGACCTCGACCTGCGCACCGGACGGCTGCAGGTCGTCGACGCCGGCTCCCCGCAGATGTTGCGGCTGCGCGGCCGTACCGTCACCGCTGTCGACCTGGAGGCGCAGCTCCCGCTGGGCATGTTCGAGGAAACGGACTACGTCGCCCAGGAACTCGCCATCGAACCCGGCGACCGGCTCGTCTTCGCCAGCGACGGGGTGTACGCCGTCGCCGCGCCCGGCGGTGAACGCTACGGGGAGCGCGCGCTGGCCCGCGCCCTCGTGGCCACCAGCCTCTTGCCCGCGGCCGAGGTCCCCGGTGCGGTCCTGAGACAACTGTCCGGCCACCGCGGCACCCGCGTGGCCGACGACGACGCGCTCGTGGTCTGCCTCGACTGGTTCGGGCCGCGCAAGGCGCCTTGA
- a CDS encoding MarR family transcriptional regulator, translating to MTSSSSHPRPDEVARVTSEAAELLEVLWGRASTAPVSASQIRVLFILEHSDGINLRMLAEALGSTPPSTSRLCDRLQAVGFVERKPSVSSRRELRLQLSRRGRSFLAELRARREAALQSVLEQMPVRNRTALLEGLEAFCAAASAEIHEGDESSSDVRSA from the coding sequence GTGACTTCCTCCTCCTCGCATCCGCGGCCGGACGAGGTGGCGCGTGTGACCTCCGAGGCCGCCGAGTTGCTGGAGGTCTTGTGGGGCAGGGCCTCGACGGCGCCGGTGTCCGCCTCCCAGATCCGGGTGCTGTTCATCCTGGAGCACAGTGACGGCATCAACCTGCGCATGCTCGCCGAGGCCCTCGGCTCCACTCCGCCGTCGACCAGCCGGCTGTGCGACCGCCTCCAGGCGGTGGGCTTCGTCGAACGCAAGCCCAGCGTCTCCAGCCGCCGTGAACTGCGGCTTCAGTTGAGCCGTCGCGGACGGTCCTTTCTGGCGGAACTCCGCGCACGACGCGAAGCCGCTCTGCAGTCCGTGCTCGAGCAGATGCCCGTCAGGAATCGGACCGCGCTGCTGGAGGGCCTGGAGGCGTTCTGTGCCGCGGCGTCCGCCGAGATCCACGAGGGTGACGAGTCCTCCTCCGATGTCAGGAGTGCCTGA